From Kineosporia succinea, the proteins below share one genomic window:
- a CDS encoding ABC transporter permease: MAEHSRLRPYRVLLGARVRAQSSYRASFGLDLLTSLLIGLVELAEVWVLYRSVDGIGGLDLTAALLVFGLADTAFSIADLVVGHLDTLPQYLRAGTFDVFCLRPQPLLAQLVTSDISLRRLTRVAVGITVLTGALITADVPLTPENALLLLLALVAGTLICAGIFVAAAGAQFFLVDASEMTNAIVYGGRYASTHPAAVWSRPLVALFGFGVPMAFAGYLPTLTLLDLPTPWNLPGWAGWLAPLAALWTAVVAGLSWRLGTRHYQGGGG, from the coding sequence GTGGCTGAGCACTCGCGCCTGCGTCCCTACCGGGTGCTGCTGGGGGCCCGGGTGCGCGCCCAGAGCAGCTACCGCGCCAGCTTCGGCCTCGACCTGCTCACCTCGCTGCTCATCGGTCTCGTGGAACTCGCCGAGGTCTGGGTGCTCTACCGGTCGGTCGACGGCATCGGCGGCCTCGACCTGACGGCCGCCCTGCTCGTGTTCGGCCTGGCCGACACCGCTTTCAGCATCGCCGACCTCGTCGTCGGGCACCTCGACACCCTGCCCCAGTACCTGCGGGCCGGAACCTTCGACGTCTTCTGCCTGCGCCCCCAGCCCCTCCTGGCCCAGCTCGTCACCAGCGACATCAGCCTGCGGCGCCTGACCCGCGTCGCGGTCGGCATCACCGTGCTGACCGGCGCCCTGATCACCGCCGACGTCCCCCTCACCCCCGAGAACGCCCTGCTCCTGCTGCTGGCCCTCGTCGCCGGAACCCTCATCTGCGCAGGCATCTTCGTCGCGGCCGCCGGAGCCCAGTTCTTCCTCGTCGACGCGTCCGAGATGACCAACGCCATCGTCTACGGCGGGCGCTACGCCTCCACCCATCCCGCGGCGGTCTGGAGCAGGCCCCTCGTCGCCCTGTTCGGATTCGGCGTCCCCATGGCCTTCGCCGGCTACCTGCCCACCCTCACCCTGCTCGACCTGCCCACCCCCTGGAACCTGCCCGGCTGGGCCGGCTGGCTGGCACCCCTGGCCGCCCTCTGGACAGCCGTCGTCGCCGGGCTCTCGTGGCGGCTCGGCACCCGGCACTACCAAGGAGGCGGCGGCTGA